A part of Salvelinus sp. IW2-2015 linkage group LG16, ASM291031v2, whole genome shotgun sequence genomic DNA contains:
- the LOC111975811 gene encoding protein FAM174C, translating to MQFQGVMRILLPMLWAISTFADEKTKSSTTTGITATGITKHVTNSSASNTTSKNNHSKIFNSFEVDSSMIQRALYVLIGVTTIGVFYFLVRAVRLKKRTTSKKKYGLLSNYDDSVEMAVLESDEEDDTVYEARSLRR from the exons ATGCAATTTCAAGGAGTCATGAGGATTCTTTTACCGATGTTGTGGGCTATTTCAACCTTCGCAGACGAAAAAACGAAGTCGTCAACAACAACAGGCATTACTGCTACTGGCATCACCAAGCATGTCACGAATTCGAGTGCCAGTAACACGACGTCCAAGAACAATCATAGCAAAATTTTCAACTCTTTCGAGGTAGATAGTTCAATGATACAAAGGGCCTTGTACGTCCTTATTGGAGTCACCACCATTGGCGTGTTCTATTTCCTCGTGAGAGCTGTGCG GCTGAAGAAAAGAACAACCTCTAAGAAGAAGTATGGGCTGTTGTCAAACTATGATGACAGTGTTGAGATGGCTGTGCTGGAGAGTGATGAGGAGGATGACACTGTATATGAGGCCAGGTCCCTGAGAAG ATGA